GACTACCCATTACTCAAATCCTTTCACCAAGTGTTATCCTTTATGTAATTATAACTATCAAGTATGGAGTAAAGGGAAGGAGTTGCATCAGGAGAAGTTTCTTGGTGGTGTTGGCTGGAATTACAGATTAGTTGGTGGGAtgtcttcgtcgtcttcttcggTTATGGAGGGAAAGCCTAAGAAAGATGACAAGGAGAagagtgatggtggtggtgttaAGGAAGCTTCTTGGATAGATTTGTATTTACCAGAAGAAGTTAGAGGTTATGCTAAGCTTGCTCGATTGGATAAACCCATTGGTACTTGGTTGCTTGCTTGGCCTTGTATGTGGTAAGTTTATCTTCTCATCAGCTCATAGGCAATTAGGTAGTTGATGATCTTGAGCTGAAATCTTTTATAGCATGAGAGAGTGGCTTTGTGGCTAAGGAATGGATTATGCTATAAACCTGAGTTATCTGATTGGTAGtctttaataattaatataatcatATTCCATTTTCTTCATGGATCTGGTTCCGGAGataagtaaatagataaaaGTTCTGAATCCCCATCATTGTTGTATAGGTCGATTGCGTTGGCTGCTGATCCTGGAAGCCTTCCAAGTTTTAAATATATGGCTTTGTTCGGTTGCGGAGCACTACTTCTTAGAGGTGCTGGGTGTACTATAAATGATCTGCTTGATCAGGACATAGATACAAAGGTAAGTATGTTTTTACGTTCTCTTATGGTATGGTGAAAAAGACTAGTGATGCCAAATTTATATATCCCTTTGTGTGTTGGTTTACACAAAACATGTTTTGTGTAATTATCGTTTCTGTAACTATAGTGAGAAAGTGTTTCTAGTTTGACATCTGGAAGTGGTCTTGATGCTTGTATGTCGGATCAATTTACATCAACATTTTTCAGTCACATTTCTGTTGTGGGTAATAGTTTATCTGCATGTATTGGTGACTTCGTTCAAAAGGTGCAGGACTTCAGATATTAGATGTGGTGAAGGTGGAATATGTTTTTTGATTGAAATATGTGTTTAGTAGTTAGGGTAGCTACACAGAATTCATGTAATTGGATTCGTTCTTCCATAAACAAAGATGGGTTGCTTGTGagtaataataagaatattttgaggctcaaaattttatttgattgttttattttagattacgttgtcttacaaatatatttttctatccAGGTTGATCGTACAAAATTAAGACCTATCGCCAGTGGTCTTTTGACACCATTTCAAGGGATTCAGTTTCTTGGGCTTCAGTTGCTTTTAGGCTTAGGGATTCTTCTCCAACTTAACAACTACAGGTTTGTTTGGAAATTTTTACATCCCCTtgaatcaaaaagaagaaaagaagaaagaaaacatattgtAGTTGGCCCAACTTCTAAAGACATATTGTCATGCCTTCCTTTTATCTTTGTGATTCTAGCTGAGCTCATTTCAGTATGTATATTCTGCAGCCGTGTTTTAGGGGCTTCATCTTTGTTACTTGTTTTCTCCTACCCGCTTATGAAGAGGTTTACATTTTGGGTAATTTAAATCCCTTTTTGCTTCTCAAAGTTAGACAGTATACTTTTTCTTGGTCCCCTTTGATCGATTCTATTTTGTAATTGCAGCCTCAAGCCTTTTTAGGTTTGACCATAAACTGGGGAGCATTGTTAGGATGGA
The sequence above is a segment of the Camelina sativa cultivar DH55 chromosome 10, Cs, whole genome shotgun sequence genome. Coding sequences within it:
- the LOC104717938 gene encoding 4-hydroxybenzoate polyprenyltransferase, mitochondrial, coding for MAFLGLFRVSRRLLRSSVSATPSSSFAVLQSQHKSLSNPVTTHYSNPFTKCYPLCNYNYQVWSKGKELHQEKFLGGVGWNYRLVGGMSSSSSSVMEGKPKKDDKEKSDGGGVKEASWIDLYLPEEVRGYAKLARLDKPIGTWLLAWPCMWSIALAADPGSLPSFKYMALFGCGALLLRGAGCTINDLLDQDIDTKVDRTKLRPIASGLLTPFQGIQFLGLQLLLGLGILLQLNNYSRVLGASSLLLVFSYPLMKRFTFWPQAFLGLTINWGALLGWTAVKGSIDPAVVLPLYLSGVCWTLVYDTIYAHQDKEDDVKVGVKSTALRFGDNTKLWLTGFGTASMGFLALSGLSADLGWQYYASLAAASGQLGWQIGTADLSSGPDCSRKFVSNKWFGAIIFSGVVLGRSFQ